Genomic DNA from Triticum aestivum cultivar Chinese Spring unplaced genomic scaffold, IWGSC CS RefSeq v2.1 scaffold67706, whole genome shotgun sequence:
TCGCCGATCTTCCGAACATTTCGATCTACCCGAGCATGCATGTGCTCTCATGGAGCTCTCAGTAAATGGGCAGAGAAACACAGACGGGAGGAGCTAGAGAGTCCGCACGTACCATGAGGCCATAGGCGAAGGTCTGGACGCCGGTGTTgccgagcgaggcggcggcgagctccaGGTTCCCGAGGTGGCCGGAGAAGATCTGCGTGGACATGGACATGACGTAGTTGATCATGTACACCACTACCGCGGGCGCCGCCAGCCGCGACAGCAGCCGGAGCTCGACCGCTCCCGCCGCCCACGCGGGCTCCGCCAGCGGCGCCGACTTGTCCGTCAGGGTGCTCTCCAGCCGACCCGGCGCGTCATGCTCATGCTCGTCCCCGCCAGCCATGATGCTCGTAAGGGTTGGTAGCTAGGAGAAGAGAGATTATGGCCAATAGCTACTAGCTAGCTCGTATATA
This window encodes:
- the LOC123178038 gene encoding protein DETOXIFICATION 40 — encoded protein: MAGGDEHEHDAPGRLESTLTDKSAPLAEPAWAAGAVELRLLSRLAAPAVVVYMINYVMSMSTQIFSGHLGNLELAAASLGNTGVQTFAYGLMVRADSLAPPVCVSLPIY